The Rhodamnia argentea isolate NSW1041297 chromosome 10, ASM2092103v1, whole genome shotgun sequence sequence TTATACGAGATTTTACTAAGTATAATTACCATATGTTTCGAGATATTTGTCTGATAAACTCGGAGaagaaaagtgtccaaaaaaacaaaaaaaaggttctaaatCTTTATACTGTGCCAAACTAGTCCTAATACTTTCGGCTAATTTTGTTCGGACATTGCTCACACGAACACCGACCAACCTACGTGGTAGGATCGGTACTAATAcggatatttttaaaataatattttagtcacttttattttttattttattttttttctccttcctcatGTGGCCAGCGCGGTCATAGCCGACGAGGACTATCCTTGCTAGGGCGAGGGCGAACTTCAACGAGGACTGGCCTCACTAGATCTAGAACATGATTACATATCGTCGTAATAATTCGTATACTTTCATTGTGTATAACGAATATTTGAAGACCAATTGTTAGCAAAatcatatatttatattttgtttttgtcggATCTTAAATTTTATGTTAATTATCTAAGAATCCTCGACGAGAACccataaattatcaaaataattttcgagTCACAAATAATTTTGTTTGGAATAAACGTCATGTTGATGTTGAAGTAATTGTGtttaacatatatatatatatatatatatatatatataaaaagggaaaaagttcACACGAAGAGCTGTCCTAAGGTtcgggtttctttttttttttttttttcgggggctTAACTCAATTAATGTAATAATAGCTCTCGCGTAGCTTTCTCACCTACCGACAATCCCCATGGGTCGTCACCACTTTTGTCGTTTTCACGGAAAATCTCCATCTCCGTCTCCATCAGCATCTCCTTCCTCATCCTCCATCCCTTTCTTATTCTGCAAGTCTTCTTGAACCATCTTCCTCATTTTCATCTCCCTCCTTCCACCGAGAGATTGGCATGcggcagagaaaaaaaaaacagaaaataacagAGCGCGGAATCGAAGATGATACGCtgttgagagagaaagagaacccAAAATGCATCCAGTACGATCAAAaaagagcgagcgagagagagagagagagagagagagaggagttacatgcagaggggagagagagtcgTCTTCTTCCCTTGAAAAAGAGCAACAAGAACAGAAAACTTAAAAACCCCAACACCAGATTGAtccatgaaagaaagaaagaaagaactaaTGGGGGAAAATGAAGCTTGAGccgatgtgagagagagagagagagagaaagggaaagggtTTGTCTTTCTCGCTCTCCAACACGGCCCAGCTGTATCAAAAATTTCCCCGATGATAGTATATGTTTCCGAGCATATACTATAACTAGTAATAATAATATTTCCAGTGGAAATAGTCCGATGGGAAAACGACTCtctccctatctctctctctctctctctctagtcttcGAAGCCAACTTTCTTCCAAATGGCATTTCGGACGCGACGGAGATCTCTCCCCTTGAGCGTCCTCCCGACGCCCTCGTGGACGGAGAGCGACGCGCCTCTCCTCCTTGCCAAGAACTCGTGCGGCGGGACTCTATCCCCGTCCTCGTCTCCCTCGTCGCCGTCACTGCCGCCGTCCTCGGCCGCCTCCCTCCCCCGGTGGTGCTCTCCGTATTCCCCCTGCAGGATCTTCGACCAGTCCGGTATGTTCACGGGCAGCGACGCCCCCGCAGGGGAAGGGGCCTCCGCCTCGGACGGCCGCCTCTGCAGCTTCTTCAGGGATCGAGGCTGAGGTCTCCTCGGGTCGGAGGACGCGCCGTCATCGTCGGACCAGAGGAGGTCGGGTTCGTCGAACTCGAAGACGGCGTCGTCGGGAGCAtcttggtggtggtggtggtgggagcTGGGAGGGTTCTTGTGGGTGGCCGTCGCTCGGGAGATCATTCTCGAGGCCGCCATTCGTCGAAGAAGGGGTTGGAGTGTGaatgagaaagaagaaggatggaggAAGGTGGAGTGTAGGAATTTTTCCTCCTGCCTAGAGATGTCGCCATTTTTATAGTTGTGTCGTGTGCAAGTGATCTGATTAAggataatctctctctctctctctctctctctctctctctctggtttggACCCCACGAAGAAGTCTCCGAAGGCTTAATATAAATAACGACTTGGAGAAGACGACCTCATGGTCTTCCGCGAGAGCTACCACATGGGATTTGCCCACAACTCGGCTCTGCGCCTGTGCCGATTTCTTTTATCAGATCCACCATGCAAGCAAAGATGCCAAACAATGTTGTCTTCATCGCTTCCTTAAATTTCCCGAAATTTCATCCGTCGGCGCACAAATCGAACAAATTTTTCACGCGTAATAATATTGCAGGCTCACGCATGAAGCGCGCGTTGTCAACTGAGGAACTGCTCATGCCTTCCCCGTTGCTCAGTTGACTTTTATCCATATCGAGACATCGGACGCATGGTAAGAAAATCACAACCCCATTACTTGTTTAGGGACACGAGATCTTTTGAATTCGATTGTTGCCGGATACGGAGCACTCAACAGGGACGGAATACGCAACAAACAGTGGGCGGCAAATTTGGAAATTTGCGCCGCGGAGGAGACGTCGCGATAAGTCGGGTTGCGTAATAGGAATGTAATCAAATCGGGGGCGCAATCAATGGGATCAGATTAATTAGCATTGTACATAGACATCCTATTGGCTTAGGCGCGAGGGCTACGAGAGGCTAACCAATTAACGGGAAATCCGAAAGAAATTAGACAAGAACGGCAAATGATTGCGACGATGGAGATGAAGCAAAACCACCACTTTCGTTAAGGACGCCCTTTGAATCTCCGATGGAATGACACGACGGACCGCAGTTAAATAATACCGCGTCATCGTAACTGCACACGAGGTGACACGTAGGACGGTCCAATTAAAATTTAATCCGATTTCGTCGCACCCTCCGACGAGGAAAAAAGTGGTGGGTGGGGGCCGTAATTAGTAGATTGGAGGGATCGGATAGACGACGACGACTTTATCCGTTCCCTCACTCCGGAAAGTCTACGCCGACACGTGGACCAATGGGATCTCCCTGCCTCATCCGATTTCCCGCCCATAGCGTTTATCCTTGGCGGGTAATTAATTGATCTCGCTCGGGACAGGGACACCAACGTTTCTTTGAAGCTTCGTGGTGTTACGGTAGGGCCCCCCAAGGTCGAGCCGTGGGGCCCACGCGTACGTCACGACCAATCTGGATGTAGGTAGGTGTCCGTGTTGCGACACGTCAGCGAACGCAAAGCTTTCCTCTttccgttttttcttttttacccacCCCCCTTTTTTGTCGCGACGCGGAACGTCTAGCCGAGGATTGTAAATATCTTGGCCAGGCTGATGACCGTCTAACTCCGTAATAATTTGACAGCTAGGAGTTTAATTGACGGCAGTAAATTTTTTAACGCCAGTCGGGGCTGGCCTTTACTGTTTTTCTTTCACACTCTTTTAACTTCGACTGCTTTTATCAGCAATTCGAACCTCTACTTTTACGGAGGGTTACGAGTGCTTGTCTTTTTGCGCaagcaaaagtcaaaaagaagtTGTTATTTTcccatcagaaaattaaaatattttttaaaaatttatacgCGAGTTACATCTCAATACTTATTTTTCTAATCTAGATTTCGATTTGTCAAAGGAGACAGGTCTTTTTGTCTGATTGCGTATCTGGCGAAATTCGATTTTCAAACTCATTTAAAGCAAATGCACGATAaatgaggagaaaagaaaacgaaatggTAGAAAATTAGGAGGGAAAAAAGGTGGAGATAAACCATAATTTTCGCTTATGGTGTTTGGATATGGAAAAAATGTGAGGAGAAAGAACacagaaattttcaaaatgtaataTAAATCGACTATATCTCCTAACCAAAATGGGTGAGAAAGTTTTTtggatagtcattttttttttaaacttttcctCCATTTCTGGCGCGATAGCTTTTCTATCCAATTGGTCTTTTTAAGTCCTCCCTCGAACTCAAcccttcccttttcttctttcatgcAAACAAGGGAAATTAATattctttgagaaaattactaaaaaaggtcatgaatctattacaattgtgtcaatttagttttaaattttttttatttaacaattcatgcataaactttttatatttgtgccaattcagtttatctAACAAATTTTGACCTACGATCTTTGGCGTGGACAATTCAGTCGTCCCCTTTATGCAAACGATGGCGTCCTCACGAAAATGGGTGAGAAGGTTTTTTGGATTGTCATTTTTCCCAAACTTCCTCATTTTTGGCATGATAAATTTTTCTATCCCCTTGTTCTTTTAAGTCTTCCCAAGAACTCAGCCCTTCCCTTGTCCTCTTTCATGCAGACAAGGGAAAATAACTTTCTTTCCACATGTCTTTGCCCTCTGCCAAGAAAAGATTTAAAGCCGTGTCAATTTTTCCCACATCTTTCTCGTTTTGACTGAAACTTTAACAAACTTCTGACCTTAACTAGAGGTACAGCATTCCAAGTCCGACAAGTCTATTCTGCAGCCGAGGAAACTacataagaacaccccgaattcTTGCGTGCTAAATTCCCAACTCAGACCCGCTTTGCCTCCACAATGGAATCAAACAGATGAGACCCGTCAAGAGGAACAAGTTGGGAGCAAACAAATCGTGTGGAGATGggaaagaaaattcatgcaCGTAAGCGCGACttttaagaaattagaaaattagggtttttatcATAACGATGAAGtaaatattgattttttgtaattcAAAAGATGCCCATCTAACTTCATTAAGACACGTGATTAGCGGTTAATACGATGCAATAGTTTAAGAGTAGAGACAGACATCTTGGACACATACACATGGGAATTGATTAATCGAATGGAAGTGCAGCATTATTAGACCATATCATCGATAAATTAACGCATGAGATTTTACTGTGCGTTTCTTTCTCCTTTGTGTTTTTTCCCAAGGATAAGTATGTGAGCATTTCTTTATGGTTATTTCCATGCTTTTGACCGCGTGTTTGTCAGTAATTATTTAGGCCTTTTCCCTTTCTATTttctagccttttttttttttacttcttttttgtcttcatttttttttaaaatttccccTGGAGTATAGTTTGGTTTAGTTCATCTTGGCTACTGATAAAATGTTCGGGTTGACGTGTAAAAATTTGATTGCTCAGGTTGAGTTGTAGAATTCAAAGCCGACATTTCCTATGCAAATGCTGTTCCGCTGACCGGGACAACAGGATTGAAATGTGCAACAGTCTTTAGGGCCACCCAAGACAAGGGTAATGGCATTTTCCGTCAACTATTCGCAGCGATGGCTGAGCTAGAATTTCCAACCAAGGCAATGAAAGCAGGATCATATAGGATTATAGTTAATGCATCAACGAAAATTAAACATAAAGTTCTTAATGCCAGGCACTAATTAATGACGGTAGCACGTGCAAAAACACGTCCTGCAATAAGGTTTGCTCGGGTTAATTTGACTTAAATTTTGAGCTTTTGAATTAGCTTgtacaaacacaaaaaaaaattgtcgttTCTAAATCTAgtataattttgtcaatttaaccTCAAGCTTTTAACTATGCCAATTTACTTATAAACGTTTTCGAGTTTTGCCAACCGAGTCTATCatatcaattttgactagaaatcaccgacgtagacATCAATTATCTCACGTGGCATGACCGGCACCGACgtagataaattttaataatattttaacttttttggtattttatttttatttccttttccttttttttctcttttccttttttactttttgcgttttttctttttttctttttcatttcttccctCTATTTGCCATTCGAGCCTCATTGATGGCCAAAGGAGGTCGCCAACCTCAAGTGAGGGATGCCTGTGTAGCCTAGCGTGGCAACCCTTCGCTAGATTGGGGGAGAGCGACCCTCGCCCGATCGGGCTgtgggaaaaagggaaaaatagaaataagaaaaagaagagaaaaagaaaaaagtgaagaaggaaaagagaagaaaaaaaaagaagaaaacaaaaaatttaaaactaattaaaaaaatctacaaaatattaaaatattattaaaaactatcTACATCAACGCCGGTTTGGCCACATAAGATGACCAACATCTACGTCAAtgtttttcaaccaaaattggtgGAATAGACTCAACTAACAAAAAgcgaaaaatatttaggattcaattggcataattaaaaggtttaagactcaatcgaCAAAAATACAATACGTTTGTGatgttttagataattttctctgCTTTTGGCTTTTAAGTTGCTTAACCTAATGTTATTTGCTTTTTGTTATAGTCATTGTCAACTGCCGCTTGTAGCTCCAAGTATTAGGATTGTAATTCGAGCAAAGGACCGCCAATTAATCAATGAACACCAGCTATTAAGTTTTATCTTCATGCTATCTTTACATTCCAGTACTCTTTTACGTGGCTGGTCGAGACTACCCCCGGTATTCGTCCTTTTAATCTTCTCATCAATTTGCGTATTCTATCCAAGAATTAGTAAAGGACCACTTACAGCCTACGGATTGGTTCGTACACAAATCTTTTTAAAGGTACTTTGTCCATCCATTTCGGCAAAAtaactgcttttttttttcttttttggcttaaATGTAGCTTAACTATGTAGAAGAATATTTTCTTCTATATAGAATGAATCTTTACAGCATTACAATTGTTCTTATATACAATACAAACGTTATCCCTAGcatctcaataaattaggaaaaaactgtaataaagaaaaagaaaaatccctaatttataGGAAATACGGTTCACGCCAATACTCTCCCTCAAGTGGGTGAGACGATGTCTTTGATACCCATCTTGACGAGTGAGCTCCCAAATGCTCTACTTGACATAGCTTTAGTCAAAACATCGGCCAATTGATCTTCAGATTTGATAAAGGGCAACCGAATTACTTTCGCATCCAAATTCTCCTTGATAAAGTGTCTATCAACTTCAACATGTTTGGTTCGATCATGCTGAATCGGGTTATGAGAGATAGCTATAGCAGctttattatcacaaaacaacttTATCCCGGACACTGGTGGATACTCAAGTTCGGACAACAGCTTTTTAACCCATAATAACTCATACAACCCCTTTGCTACTCCTCCGAATTCTGCCTCAGCACTCGACAAGGCTACAACTTTTTGCTTCTTGCTCCTCCACGTTACCAAGTTACCTCCTACAAATGTGAGATAACCTGACGTGGACCTTCTATTTGTTGCGTTCCCTATCCAATCTACATATGTATATCCTTCCACTGTAAGGTGACCATTCTTTGCAAACATTATCCCTCTCCATGGACTTGACTTTAAATATCGGAGGATACGATATACCGCATTCATATGTTCTTCACTAGGAGCATGCATAAATTGACTCACAACACTTACTACATAAGCAATGTCCGGGCGAGTGtgagataaataaattaatcttcCTACTAACCTTTGATACCTCTCCTTATTAGTCGGTACTTGATCGGGATACTCTCCACGTTTATGATTCCGCACCATAGGAGTATCTGCGGGCTTATAGTCCAACATTCCCACTTCAGCCAACAAATCAAGTACATATTTTCTCCGTGacaaaaaaattcctttcttaGACCTAACTACCTCAATACCTAAGAAATACTTCAATCCTTCCAAGTTCTTCATCTCAAATTCTTCCGCCAACTTTTCTTGAAGCCTCGAAATTTCTTCAGTATCATCTCTCGTGatgatcatatcatcaacatatattatcAGAGTAGTCACCTTAACTTGGCTTTGCTTCAAAAATAAAGTGTGATCTGAATTGCTCTGGAAATAACCGTACTTTCTCATGGCTGAGCTGAACCGACCAAACCAAGCACAAGGTGACTGCTTCAAACCATATAACGACCTCTTCGGTCTACAAACAACATTCGGCTTATCAACACACCCATATCCAGGTGGAAcctccatgtaaatctcttcctCCAAATCTCCATAAAGAAAtacattcttcacatcaaattgatgcaatagCCAATCCAGATTTGCAGCAAATGACAAAAAACACGCACAAGTATTCAATTTTGCAACCGGAGAGAATGTCTCCCGATAATCCATAATATAAGTTTGTGTGTATCCTTTTGCGACCAATCGAGCCTTATACCTCTCAATGGTACCATTTGCCTTGTGTTTAATGGTGAACACCCACTTACACCCCACGGCTTTCTTCCCTTCTGGCAATTCTACAAACCTCCAAGTTTGCTTTTTTTCTAATGCTTCCATCTCCCCCTTCATAGCGTGGACCCATTTTGGATCCTTTAAGGCATCTCCCACCCCATTCAGAATTCGAATAGTTGATACATTTGACACAAAAGCCTTACAAAATTCCAACGGTCTTCTTGTTGACACAAAATCGGCAATGGGATATTTAGACCTTCTTTCCTCCACATCCAGTGAGTACCGACTATGAGGCTTGCCCCGGTTATGCCTATCAGAGAGTTTATATCTAACAACCAAATCAAGATCATTATAAACTTCAAGATCGGGAAGAGAGCTTACCTCGGGATCATTCTGAAGAGGGTGGTTGGGTACTGAAGAAGGGGCAATTTGCGAAGAACGAGGCTGATCTTGCTCATTCGGTGTAGATATAAGCTGCTGGTAATCTCCACTTTCAGCTAAAAAACGATTACCCTCCCCCTCATCAACTACCATCGCCCCCTCCCCCTCATTGCATGCCGTCGAACCATGGCCTAGGTCCTTATTAAACCGCACCGATGGAACTTTACGTGAACCGGTTAATAGTCCAGCCCCACCCAATCGCACCTCGGACTCCACATGTCCTCCCGACTCCGCACCCTCCATGCCAATGTCCcactaatttttcctttcactatAATTTTCCCCTAGAAAGGAACAATGAGGTGGAGAAAAATAGGACTCAGACTCCAGAAAAGTCACGTCCATGGTAACATGTGTCTTCTTGGTCGTCGGATCATAACAGCAATATCCCTTTTGGTGAGTTTCGTAACCAATAAATACACACCGTATCGCACACGGGTCAAGTTTGGTGCGTTGGTTCTTGTGAAGATGCACAAAAGCCACACACCCAAACACTTTAGGAGGTATTGTCAAGACTGAAGAGAGTGGCACAAACGGGGATAGAGCTTGTAATGGAGTTTAAAATTGTAACGTACGAGAGGGCATACGATTCATCAAGTGAACGACTGTGACCACCGCTGCATTCCAGAACCTTTTTAGAACATTATCGCCGACCAAAAGAGCTCTCGTCATCTCTAGAATGTGGCGACTCTTTCGTTTAGCCACACCGTTCTGCCGAGGGGTTTGAGTGCAAGAGGTCTCATGGATAAGACCATGTTCCTTAAAATAAGAGGTAAGGTGTTGATTGATGTATTCTCCACCATTATCTGTGCGGAAAATCTAAATATGAGCTCCAAATTGAGTGGCAACCATTTTATGAAACATGCGGAATATGTTAGAAGCCTCATCTTTATGCTTCATCGGATACAACCATGTCATATGTGTGCGATCATCAACAAAGGTTATAAACCATCTCATTCCGGATATTGTAGTAATTGAAGATGTAACCCACACATCATGATGAACCAAACAAAAAGGCTTGCTACTTTTATTAGagctcaaaggaaaagaaacacggTGACTCTTTGCCATAATGCATGTTTCACATTAAAAAGCAGAATCCGATAAACCACGAAACAACTTaggaaacaaatatttcaaatagcTAAATGATGGATGCCCTAATCGACGGTGCCATAACCAA is a genomic window containing:
- the LOC115735099 gene encoding uncharacterized protein LOC115735099, whose amino-acid sequence is MAASRMISRATATHKNPPSSHHHHHQDAPDDAVFEFDEPDLLWSDDDGASSDPRRPQPRSLKKLQRRPSEAEAPSPAGASLPVNIPDWSKILQGEYGEHHRGREAAEDGGSDGDEGDEDGDRVPPHEFLARRRGASLSVHEGVGRTLKGRDLRRVRNAIWKKVGFED